The Pukyongia salina genome segment GAAAACGTACTACGTATCTCGAAACTGGAGAAAAACCAACTGGATCTGCCAAAATCCCGGGTAAAACTTCACGACCTCATTGAAACCGCGATCTCTCATGTTAGTCTAATAGTTGAGGATAGAAATGGATACATTAAAACCCATTTCGGTGCGTTAAAATCATCAGTGCTGGCGAGTGAATCACACTTAACGAATGTGATCGTGAATATTTTGGATAACGCTATAAAATATTCGGAAGACGAACCCAAGATCGATATCTATACTGAAAATGTAAAGAATAGCATAGTTATGAAGGTTCGCGACCAGGGAATTGGAATGACAAAATCTGTTCAGAAGAAAATATTTGAAAAATTTTACCGCGAATCTACAGGAGATATCCACAATGTAAAAGGCCATGGGTTGGGATTGGCGTATGCCAAACGTATTCTGGATGACCATGAAGCCGAGATCTATGTAGAAAGTGAAAAAGGAAAAGGAAGCACATTTATCATTAAATTACACTTAATATCATAAAATATGGAAACTGAAAACAAAAAAATCTTGCTTGTAGAAGACGATCCAAATTTTGGAACCGTCCTCAAGGATTATCTGGCAATGAACGATTACGATGTAACACATGCCAAGAACGGAATGGAAGGGTTTGAAAAATTTAAAAAAGATGACTTCGACCTGTGTATACTGGATGTGATGATGCCCTATAAGGACGGATTCACACTAGCGAAAGAAATTCGTGAGAAAAATGAAGATGTCCCAATCATTTTCCTTACTGCCAAGGCAATGAAGGAGGATGTCCTTAAAGGATATAAAGTAGGGGCCGACGATTATCTCAATAAGCCGTTCGATAGTGAGGTGTTGCTCATGAAGATAAAGGCGATCATACAGAGGAAAGCCACAGACTCTATCGCAGACAGTAAACAATTTGAGTTTGAAATTGGTAATTTCCACCTGAACTCGAAACTCCGTTTTCTTACATATAATAAGGAGGAACCCATAAAATTATCGCCAAAAGAGAACGAATTACTTCGTCTTCTCGCCCTGCATAAGAACGATCTAATGCCAAGGGAACTCGCATTAACTAAGATATGGAGGGATGATAACTACTTCACATCCCGAAGTATGGATGTTTATATCGCGAAATTGCGAAAATATCTTGGTAAGGATGACGGTGTGGAGATCATTAATATTCACGGAGAAGGCTTCAGACTTGTGGTAAAGGATGAAGTGGACCAATAATTATGATATATAAGTGTAAAAAAGGCCTCTCAGAGGCCTTTTTTTTCTTTTAAAAAGGAGATGATCTCTTCGAATTCGGCATCATGATCAAACCAGTGAATCTCTGTATTTTTTCTGAACCAGGTACCTTGTCTTTTCGCAAACCTTCGCGTATTCTTCTTTATCTCGGCGATGGCTTCATCCTTTGTGAGTTTACCGTCTATCCAATCGAACAATTCTTTATATCCCACCGTCTGCAAAGCATTTACTTTTCTATGCGGATATAAAAGCTTAGCCTCTTCGATCAAACCAGCCTCAACCATCTTATCTACTCGCTGGTTAATTCTGTCGTATACCAGGGATCTTTCGGCTGTCAGGCCGATAAAAATAGTATCGAATTTTCGTTCGGCCGAATTATTGGCCAGATACGAGGAATATGGTTTTCCGCTGGCCCTGAAAATTTCCAATGCTCGTATAAGTCGTTGTTTGTTCTGAAGGTCAATTCGATTAAAGGAGACCGGGTCTACATTCTGAAGTTCTTGTTGAAGGGCTTCTATCCCCTCTGTTTCAAGCTCTTGTTTTAATTGCTTTCTTATTTCCGGGGAAACCTCGGGGAAGTTATCTAATCCATTTACCACGGCATCTACATACAGTCCTGACCCTCCAACTAGTATTACTGCTTTTTTTGTAGTGAATATCTGTGTTAGTTTCTGAAGGGCATCCCGTTCAAACTCGCCTACGCTATAATCCTCGAAAATGCTTCTGGATTGTATGAAATGATGTTTGGCGGCCGAAAGCTCCGCTTCCGAAGGTACCGCAGTACCAATGCTCATCTCCTTATAAAATTGTCTGGAGTCTGCAGATATTATTTCCGCATCAAACGCCTTGGCCAGCTCGATGGCTAAGGTTGTTTTTCCAATGGCAGTAGGTCCTACAACACAAATTAAGGTTTTCCGGGAAGGCATAGGTTTTAAAATTCTTCGGGATGTAATTCTTCCCCACAGCGATGACAATATTTAGCGTCATCCCGATGCTGGGCTGCATTACAATTAGGGCAGGCACAAGAATTAACGTGTACGTAATTATCTTTTTTAGCATATTCTGCACTAACAATTCCGGTAGGAACCGCTATTATGCCGTATCCCATGATCATAATAATTGCGGCTAGAAATTGCCCAAGGGGAGTAATAGGATGAATATCTCCAAAACCAACTGTAGTAAGGGTAACTATACACCAATAAATACTAACCGGTATACTTTTAAAACCACTCTCCTCTCCCTCTATGAGATACATGAGTGTACCTGCGATGATGCATACAATAAGTACGGCGAATAAGAAGATGAAGATCTTGGCGCGACTGTGCAGCAACGCACGTTTAAGCTTATTAGACTCACCTATGTAACGGGTTATTTTAAGTATTCTGAAAATTCTAAGTAATCTCAGCGCTCTAACAGTGAGCAGGTAGTTGCTGCCAGCCAATAGAAAAGTGAGGTAGAGCGGGATGGTTGATAGAAAGTCGATGATCCCGTAAAAGCTAAAGATATAGCGAGCCGGTTTCTTTACGGTGATAATACGCGCAATGTATTCGAAAGAAAAGAATATAGTGATCACCCATTCTCCCACGTATAGCCAGTCGTAGACATATTTTGGCAATCCTGCCACGCTTTCGATCATTACAAACAAGACGCTTAACAGGATAAGGATCAATAGTACAACATCAAAAAGCTTCCCTAACGGGGTATCCGCTTCGTATATAATATCGTGAAGTTTCCTTCTCCAGCTTGAATGTTGTTTAGAAGTCAAGGTATACGCTAATAGTTTTTTAAAAGTAAGCAACTTTATTTATATGGTCGCTTCCTCTGGTAATTTTACAATATTAATCACCTTATTCTTTCTGAGATAATTCTGAATAATATGTTGAGAATCTCGGTCGTTATTCACCGGATTGATGATAGTTCGAAGTATTTCGATGTTGTTGATCTGATAATTAAGATTGTAGAAACCATAGCCTCTGTACTGACCGTTTTCTATCAAAACTACCGAGCGCTCATCGACGTCCCTTCCACGATCGATTATGAGCATGTGCTTGTTATCATAGCTGTTCTTTTCGATAAAGGCCTGGACACGTTCATTGTATTGAGCCGCTGATTCCTCATGTATACAGGCACCGTTACATTCTTTGATAGAATAAAGAAAACAGGAGCTATCAGATTTGTATAAGCCCGTAAGTTTCTGGCACAGACCATTCTCCTCTGTAATTCGGTATAGTGAAGATTTCGCTTGCTGGTAATTACTATAGGTGAGGATCGCTTCTTTTTTATGATTTGCCTTTTCTATGCTTAAATTTATATACCCATTCTTGTCTGTAAAGGAAGTGAGTTGATAACTAAAAAAGGTACGGCGAAGCGCCCTGTTATAAATGGGTTTATTTTGCTTGATCTCCCGGCTTTCCTTTAATTGGGCAATAAGATCGTTCCCGGTTTTTTCGTAGGTTACAGCGGCGACCTCGAGTTGTATTCTTTTTGATTTTTTCGAGTCGTTGGTAAAATGCTGTACCAATCGCTTTTTTATATTCTTACTCTTGCCAATATAAATTATTGTTCCATCCTCCCGGTGCATATAATAAACACCTGTTTCGTTTGGGGCGTTCTCGATCATCTCGAGTAGTTTGGGTTCCAACTGTCGTTTTGGGTCCTTCCGCACACATTTCTGAATGATCTCTTTTGAAGCGTCCTTAGCCAGTAACATTTTGAAGAGCGCGACAGTTGCTTTTGCGTCGCCCTGAGCCCTATGTCGGTCGCTTAGTGGAATTCCCAAGGAACGAACCAATTTTCCCAGGCTATAGGAGGGAAGTCCCGGGATAAGTTTTTTAGCCAGTTCTACAGTGCACAGCGTATCTTTTTCAAAATTATAGCCAAGCCGGTCGAATTCGGTGGTAAGGATTCGGTTATCAAATTGTGCATTATGTGCTACCAGGACGGCATCCTCTGTGATCTCAATTATTCGTTTAGCGACCTCGTAGAATTTAGGTGCATTCCGAAGCATTTCAGCATTAATACCCGTTAAGTTAACTACAAAAGGCTGTATCCTTCTTTCCGGGTTGATCAGGCTTGAAAACTGATCTACGATCTTTTCTCCATCAAATTTGTAAATAGCGATTTCTGTGATTCCTTCTTCATTGTACTTACCTCCAGTGGTTTCTATATCTAAAATCGCATACATCAAACTAAGCTACTCATATTTTTTGAGGGTTAACTGTAATTTCTTTCTCCAAATATAGCACTTCCTACGCGGATCATATTACTTCCTTCCTCCAATGCTATCTTATAATCCCCGCTCATCCCCATTGAAAGTGTAGTAAATTGATGTGTTTGAGAGAGGGCATCATACAATTTTTTCAATTTGCCAAATTCGGATCTAAGTTGGGGTTCATCATTGGTAAAAGTTGCCATCCCCATAAGTCCAACGATCTTCACGTTCGCCATTCCTTTTATTTCATCACTGTTTAAGAGCAACCTAACATCGGCTTCATCCATCCCAAATTTGCTATCCTCTTCTGCAATTTTAACCTGTAACAGGCATGATATACACCGCTGGTTCTTAGCGGCCTGCTTGTCTATTTCTTTTAGAAGTTTCAAACTATCCACGGCGTGGATCAAACTTACAAAGGGCGCCATATATTTAACTTTATTCCGTTGAACATGACCTATCATATGCCATTCCACATCTTTCGGCATTTGCTCCCATTTTTCCACCATTTCCTGAATCTTATTCTCTCCAAAGATCCTTTGGCCGGCGTTGTAGGCTTCCATAAGATCGGAAATGGGTTTGGTCTTGGAAACCGCTACCAAGGTAGTGCCTTTCGGTAGCCCGGATTTAAATTCTTTTATGTTTTCAGAAATACTCAAATTAAAACTCATAAATAGTTACACCACTCCTTAATTTAGGCTCTATATAAGTGCTTTTAGGAGGCATGGTAAGGCCCTCATCGGCAATTTGCTTTAATTCGGAGGTGCTTACAGGCAACAAACCAAAACCAACTTTATAAACTCCAGAATCCACCACACTCTTTACATAAGCAAGATCCATTCTGCCGTGGGAGTAATTGAGACGCTTATCCTTCCTGGCCTCTTTTATCCCAAGGATCGGTTTCAATATAGTGCTATCCAGAATCTTAGTGTCCAGGGCATCCAGGGCATTTTTAATCTCGTAATTATCCTTCCGAAGATAAAGAGAGTAGAATGAGCCATCCAAATACATACTAAAATGATGCTTTTTGGACGGCTTATAATACTCGGCACCGCGATCTTCAATACGGTACATGGCGTCAAGTTTTATAAGAAACTCTTCTTTACTAAGGCCGTTCAGGTCTTTTACAAGCCTGTTGAACTCATATATTTTCAGGTCACTTTCAGGGATTAGATAACTCATAAAAAAGTTATACGGTTCTTCTCCCGTATGCTCTTTATTCTCATTTTTATAATCTTCGGCAAGTAGGTAAGAGGAGGAAGAACGGTGGTGGCCATCGGCAATATATACAGCCGGCATACGCTTAAAGATCTCCCGGATCTCGTCTACAGTCTGTTTATCTTTCACATACCATAGATAATGCGTATCGCGGTAGGTAGTTGTAAATTCGTATTCTGCTCTCGATTGTACCACACGGCTTACAATACGTTCCAGATTAGGATCATCGGGGTGAGTGAGTAAAACAGATTCGGCATTAAATCCAACAGTTTTAAGATAATCCCGAAACATGGTTTCCCGAAACTCGATCGTTTCCTCATGTTTTTTTATCCTATCCATGCGGTAGTCCTCAACACTGGCCGCTGCTATTATCCCATGGAAAACCAGTTGGTCCCGGTTAACGATCTTATAGATGTAGTATCCGGGTTCCTCATCCTTTACAAAAATTTCATCCTCTTTAAATTCCTGATATCGGTTTCGTACCAGTTTATAGCGCTCCTTCCCGGAGATCACCTTATGGTATTTATAACCGGGATTTACAATGTGTAGAAAGGAAAACGGGTTATCCCTCAAGCGTGAATCCCTTTCCTCTTTGGTGTAGCTGTCGTAAGGACGTGAGGCAATTAGGCTTACCTTATCCCTTGTGGGACGCACTGCTCTAAAAGGAAGGATTTTTGGCATGTAGGATGCGTTGTAAATTTGATGTTAAACTTAATAATGAGCAAGCCAAAAACTATAAAGAACTATCGAAACATTTTGGCTATAGTTTCGGCCTTTCTACTCTCGGTATAGTCGTAAAATCCTTCTCCACTCTTGACTCCCAATTTTCCTGCCATTACCATATTTACCAGTAATGGGCAGGGGGCGTATTTGGGATTCTTGAACCCGTCATACATCACCTTCAGT includes the following:
- a CDS encoding response regulator transcription factor codes for the protein METENKKILLVEDDPNFGTVLKDYLAMNDYDVTHAKNGMEGFEKFKKDDFDLCILDVMMPYKDGFTLAKEIREKNEDVPIIFLTAKAMKEDVLKGYKVGADDYLNKPFDSEVLLMKIKAIIQRKATDSIADSKQFEFEIGNFHLNSKLRFLTYNKEEPIKLSPKENELLRLLALHKNDLMPRELALTKIWRDDNYFTSRSMDVYIAKLRKYLGKDDGVEIINIHGEGFRLVVKDEVDQ
- the miaA gene encoding tRNA (adenosine(37)-N6)-dimethylallyltransferase MiaA; amino-acid sequence: MPSRKTLICVVGPTAIGKTTLAIELAKAFDAEIISADSRQFYKEMSIGTAVPSEAELSAAKHHFIQSRSIFEDYSVGEFERDALQKLTQIFTTKKAVILVGGSGLYVDAVVNGLDNFPEVSPEIRKQLKQELETEGIEALQQELQNVDPVSFNRIDLQNKQRLIRALEIFRASGKPYSSYLANNSAERKFDTIFIGLTAERSLVYDRINQRVDKMVEAGLIEEAKLLYPHRKVNALQTVGYKELFDWIDGKLTKDEAIAEIKKNTRRFAKRQGTWFRKNTEIHWFDHDAEFEEIISFLKEKKGL
- a CDS encoding ion transporter — protein: MTSKQHSSWRRKLHDIIYEADTPLGKLFDVVLLILILLSVLFVMIESVAGLPKYVYDWLYVGEWVITIFFSFEYIARIITVKKPARYIFSFYGIIDFLSTIPLYLTFLLAGSNYLLTVRALRLLRIFRILKITRYIGESNKLKRALLHSRAKIFIFLFAVLIVCIIAGTLMYLIEGEESGFKSIPVSIYWCIVTLTTVGFGDIHPITPLGQFLAAIIMIMGYGIIAVPTGIVSAEYAKKDNYVHVNSCACPNCNAAQHRDDAKYCHRCGEELHPEEF
- a CDS encoding exonuclease domain-containing protein, which translates into the protein MYAILDIETTGGKYNEEGITEIAIYKFDGEKIVDQFSSLINPERRIQPFVVNLTGINAEMLRNAPKFYEVAKRIIEITEDAVLVAHNAQFDNRILTTEFDRLGYNFEKDTLCTVELAKKLIPGLPSYSLGKLVRSLGIPLSDRHRAQGDAKATVALFKMLLAKDASKEIIQKCVRKDPKRQLEPKLLEMIENAPNETGVYYMHREDGTIIYIGKSKNIKKRLVQHFTNDSKKSKRIQLEVAAVTYEKTGNDLIAQLKESREIKQNKPIYNRALRRTFFSYQLTSFTDKNGYINLSIEKANHKKEAILTYSNYQQAKSSLYRITEENGLCQKLTGLYKSDSSCFLYSIKECNGACIHEESAAQYNERVQAFIEKNSYDNKHMLIIDRGRDVDERSVVLIENGQYRGYGFYNLNYQINNIEILRTIINPVNNDRDSQHIIQNYLRKNKVINIVKLPEEATI
- a CDS encoding YggS family pyridoxal phosphate-dependent enzyme; its protein translation is MSISENIKEFKSGLPKGTTLVAVSKTKPISDLMEAYNAGQRIFGENKIQEMVEKWEQMPKDVEWHMIGHVQRNKVKYMAPFVSLIHAVDSLKLLKEIDKQAAKNQRCISCLLQVKIAEEDSKFGMDEADVRLLLNSDEIKGMANVKIVGLMGMATFTNDEPQLRSEFGKLKKLYDALSQTHQFTTLSMGMSGDYKIALEEGSNMIRVGSAIFGERNYS
- a CDS encoding DUF1015 domain-containing protein: MPKILPFRAVRPTRDKVSLIASRPYDSYTKEERDSRLRDNPFSFLHIVNPGYKYHKVISGKERYKLVRNRYQEFKEDEIFVKDEEPGYYIYKIVNRDQLVFHGIIAAASVEDYRMDRIKKHEETIEFRETMFRDYLKTVGFNAESVLLTHPDDPNLERIVSRVVQSRAEYEFTTTYRDTHYLWYVKDKQTVDEIREIFKRMPAVYIADGHHRSSSSYLLAEDYKNENKEHTGEEPYNFFMSYLIPESDLKIYEFNRLVKDLNGLSKEEFLIKLDAMYRIEDRGAEYYKPSKKHHFSMYLDGSFYSLYLRKDNYEIKNALDALDTKILDSTILKPILGIKEARKDKRLNYSHGRMDLAYVKSVVDSGVYKVGFGLLPVSTSELKQIADEGLTMPPKSTYIEPKLRSGVTIYEF